In Setaria italica strain Yugu1 chromosome IX, Setaria_italica_v2.0, whole genome shotgun sequence, the genomic stretch GACCCAAGATAGGGTGTTGGTGTTCCATCCACCATTCCGCACTTCTGGTTTTCTACATCCATATGTACTATTTCTTCTCGGAATAAATGCATGAAAATGTCCTCCGTGGCGTTTTTAGGAGTAGATAGAGATCACTCGATTCTGCCGCATGGGACGTCAACGGTTCGCTGAACGGTGCAAGTTTTGGATGAACTTGAGGTTGCATGAAACTCCACGTCAATATACAAGAAGCCACGTACAAGGACACAAGGAAATCATTCATGCATAAAATAACAGAAGCCTTCTCTCTTTAATTACCTTGATTAAGCTCTCGAGATTAGAGTTTGTACATCGCAGGAAAGAAGTTTATTTGTACGCAGAGAACACTCTATAAACAGCTAGCCGGTTAACTATAACCGAGAGGATCGATCAAGCGAATATCGAACTCCACGTTAGCAAGTATTATTCCTCATGTACAGCACGTCGCACAGTCTGATTAGCAGCTGATAAGCGCACGCACACAGGACACCGCTAGACCTCCTccgtccatgcatgcatgcatggcggcACACAAGATGCACGTACAACACCTAATACATACACGTGTCATCCACGACGGCACACTGGCATCTGTGGCTACTAGCTAGTGATCACCTCTTCCAAGAGCTTGTACCTCCGGACCCTCGGCCTGCCGCGCGCGACGccgggcgacgggggcggcgcgtCGCGGACGGCGCGGCTTCCGAGGTCCGACGCCGACCGCCGCAGCAGGAGCCGCtggtgctgcggctgctgcttctTTATAGGCTTGCTCGGGTTCGACGACGCGAAGTCGCCACGAGCGGCGACCTTGGgcgacctgccgccgccgctcgtgggGTCGCTGTGACCAGCCGGCGACCGGGCGGCCGCCTTGCCGGCGGACCTCGGCGAGGAAGAAGTCGAAGCAGCCACGCCCCCGTCCACCCTCAGACACCAGTTGCAGGTGCCGTACGACTCCACCTTCGGGTACCGATCCGTGCAGTATCTGGTACACGAATCACGTATATACATACGTGCACAGAATTAGCCTGCAGGCTCGTGTAAATGTTATTGCATGCAAAAATTATGAGGTGAACTGGTGGTGAAGATGTACGTGTGTTCACGTGGGATAGCTGATGAAAACATTATAAAGAGCCGGAGGAACTGCTGGTAAGCAGTGATGCAGTTGGATTCGGGTACAAATCAGCTGTAGCTAAGAAATCAACGTCGAGCGAATGTGGATATAGGCCCCGTCTCGTTTGACAATTTTGGCGACGACGTGCGAAAAGTGCATGTCCGGAATAAACTAGAAGGACGGGTGATCAAAAGGATTTATATTCGGAGAAGAAATAATTTGACAAATAAACTTATTGACATGCATCAAATGCACGCACGCGACGACGGATTGTTTTTTATGGGGGCGACAAATTCAGGGAATAGCTAGAACAGACGATGAGAAAGTTTAACGTGTTcttcaggggaaaaaaaagaaaaaggttacgTTGTGCGGGTTGACATCAACTCATGAACTATCAGTTCGATCGTGTGGTGGGAATTTCTGGATTCAAAGCAGCAAGATGCATcatgccttttctttttcttgtaaaATCTGCGGATTGAGAATGCGAAGGAGAACCGCGCATCTTTTCATTTTGGAGAAATTCTAAAACTAAATGGAATAGTCATATATGCCAAAGAAAACCAAAGGATCGAAACACATGAATCTGGACCTAATTCGATGCAAGTATAAAAAACTAACACGCAAATAAAGCGATTAAATCCCAGATGCgcaagaagaaagagagcgATGGACTTTAATCTATTCGAGTACCTATCCATGCTACCGCAAGTGCAAATCGAATTAGGGATCGGTCGCACGTACGGACATGTTCGTCACTACCTAAATGAGGAGGAATTGATTGGGGGGAGagtggtgggtgggtgggtggatgCACGTACGTGTGCTGGGAGCGGACGGAGCAGGCGGAGCAGCGGAAGAGCTCGGGCAGGAGGCCGCGGTCGCCGCACATGCAGCagacggcggcgcccggcggctgctgcggcgggcCACCGCTCGCGCCGGCAACGGCGCCTGGTGAGGATGCCTTGCCGCTCCCCATGGATCGATGCCTCCCGGCGATCTCAGATGCACGGGTCGAGCCGGCGCCGCATGCGATCGATCCGACGGGATCAAACCCAACGCTAGCTGGTCTGCTGGTGCCGAACAACTGCCGTTGATAGCTGCAGCAGCTGGGTTCGTCGGCGGCTGCTTGATTTCTCGTCGCTCCTCCCGGAGAACGATGATGAGACGGTGGAGTTGGCAAACTTGTGGGGTGGATGTTTCGGGGAGGCTGGCTGGAGGCAGGAATtaaaggtggtggtggcggctgaTGCGTCTTGTGCAGTCTTCACACATCCCAAGATCTTGCAGAAGCTGCCCTCTTTTGTCCTCCTCTTCCTGCCATGGCCGGTAAAGATTTTCTGTAATATTTTATTCACTGGTTCAGCTTTGCAGTCTAGACCTTCAAGTTTGGTGGTTTTATTTGTAGGATTTGTTTGTTTGAAGCATGAGAATTTTTGTCCAGTAAAATAACTGGAATACTAGAGTATtgaatttatttttgaaatgtGCTCTAGTTGTGTCGAATAGGACCAAATCATTTGTCAACGCATGAAAGTTTGCTCCAACTTATTTCCGTACTTAGAAAACAAACATTTCGCAGATCAAAACCATGAGACCTTGAAAGTTGATTTAAAGAATCACTTTGAAAATATTAAAACATGCTTTGACAGATGTAGCTCATAGTTTACACTAAGAGTAGCTATCCAAGTATTAAATCCTTCATTACCATTTATTAAAATTTAACTCACAGCCATGGCGGCAGGTCGGCCAGGGACTGAAAAAGAATCATGAATAGCACACATCTTAGAAGGGGCAGTACCAAAAA encodes the following:
- the LOC101755687 gene encoding uncharacterized protein LOC101755687, whose product is MGSGKASSPGAVAGASGGPPQQPPGAAVCCMCGDRGLLPELFRCSACSVRSQHTYCTDRYPKVESYGTCNWCLRVDGGVAASTSSSPRSAGKAAARSPAGHSDPTSGGGRSPKVAARGDFASSNPSKPIKKQQPQHQRLLLRRSASDLGSRAVRDAPPPSPGVARGRPRVRRYKLLEEVITS